The Pseudomonas extremaustralis genome contains a region encoding:
- the efeO gene encoding iron uptake system protein EfeO produces MSNPTPQPASPPRALRWAVAGSVVVMIAAGGLFYYASQLAANKRQANSNEIAVTIHGHACEPNALTVPAGRASFRIINRSDRAVEWEILDGVLVIEERENIAPGLSQVINANLLPGDYAITCGLLSNPRGTLHVTPTAESDAQAKAKPAMVAFIGPLSEFRVYLSSQGSALVKAVSDLQHAIDAGDLSQAQALYVPAREAYQRLAPASQRLAELDNAINARADYFEKREQDSAFSGFHRLEYGLFQQRSLAGLAPIAQRLLTDVTTLKQQLLAQSLPPEQLVGIVVRNLNSLADVRAISGEEERYSHVDLNGFAANLQAAHKVVELMRPLLSKSAASLLPTVDSALAAFDAQLQSFKVEKGYATYDSVTADQRKQIADKAKALAAALDGIDPALGLSGLQ; encoded by the coding sequence TTGTCCAATCCAACTCCTCAACCGGCTTCGCCACCCCGCGCCCTGCGCTGGGCCGTGGCGGGCTCGGTGGTCGTGATGATCGCCGCCGGCGGCCTGTTTTATTACGCCTCGCAACTGGCGGCCAACAAGCGCCAGGCCAACAGCAATGAAATCGCCGTGACCATCCATGGCCACGCCTGCGAGCCCAACGCGTTGACCGTACCGGCCGGCCGCGCCAGCTTTCGCATCATCAACCGCTCCGACCGCGCGGTGGAGTGGGAAATCCTCGACGGCGTGCTGGTGATCGAAGAACGGGAAAATATCGCTCCCGGCCTCAGCCAGGTGATCAACGCCAACCTGCTCCCCGGCGACTACGCGATCACCTGCGGACTGTTGAGCAACCCGCGTGGCACCCTGCATGTGACGCCAACCGCGGAGTCCGACGCCCAGGCCAAGGCCAAGCCCGCGATGGTGGCGTTTATCGGCCCGTTGTCAGAGTTCCGCGTGTACTTGAGCAGCCAGGGCAGCGCGCTGGTCAAGGCCGTGAGCGACTTGCAACACGCCATCGACGCCGGCGATCTGTCCCAGGCCCAGGCACTTTACGTGCCCGCCCGCGAGGCTTACCAGCGCCTGGCCCCGGCCTCCCAGCGCCTGGCGGAATTGGACAACGCTATCAATGCCCGCGCCGATTACTTTGAAAAACGCGAACAGGACTCCGCCTTCAGTGGCTTCCACCGCCTCGAATACGGCCTGTTCCAGCAACGCAGCCTCGCTGGCCTGGCGCCGATTGCACAGCGTCTGCTGACCGACGTCACCACCCTCAAGCAACAACTGTTGGCCCAGTCGCTGCCGCCGGAGCAACTGGTCGGCATCGTGGTGCGCAACCTCAACAGCCTGGCGGACGTGCGAGCCATCAGCGGTGAAGAAGAGCGCTACAGCCACGTCGACCTCAACGGTTTTGCCGCCAATCTGCAGGCCGCGCACAAAGTGGTCGAACTGATGCGTCCACTGCTGAGCAAATCCGCCGCAAGCCTGCTACCAACCGTCGACAGTGCCCTCGCCGCTTTCGACGCCCAGCTCCAAAGCTTTAAGGTGGAAAAAGGCTACGCCACCTACGACAGCGTTACCGCCGATCAGCGCAAGCAGATCGCCGACAAGGCCAAGGCTCTGGCCGCCGCACTCGATGGAATCGACCCCGCCCTTGGCCTTTCCGGCCTGCAGTAA
- the efeU gene encoding iron uptake transporter permease EfeU produces MLVPFLIMLREGIEAALIVGIIASYLQQTGRGQWMPAVWIGVFLAAALALLVGGGLELVSAEFPQKQQELFEGVVGLVAVGILSSMVFWMRKVARSIKHALHASLDHALAGSRHQVTALILMVFFAVAREGLETVFFLLAVFQQSEGPGAPIGALLGLVLAIIVGFLIYTGSMRLNLGAFFRWTGLFILVVAAGILANSVQALHEAGVWNRLQTVLFDFSATLPMDSPLGSVLAGMFGYQEAPTISTLGAYLIYLVVALVMFFLPAAPATPAVPSSSVSSH; encoded by the coding sequence ATGCTCGTTCCTTTTCTCATCATGCTGCGCGAAGGCATTGAAGCCGCATTGATCGTTGGCATCATCGCCAGTTACCTGCAACAGACCGGTCGCGGCCAATGGATGCCCGCCGTGTGGATCGGTGTGTTTCTCGCGGCAGCGCTGGCCCTGCTGGTGGGCGGTGGCCTGGAGCTGGTCAGTGCCGAATTCCCGCAAAAACAGCAGGAGTTGTTCGAGGGTGTGGTGGGCCTTGTGGCCGTGGGCATTCTCAGTTCCATGGTGTTCTGGATGCGCAAGGTGGCGCGCTCGATCAAACATGCCCTGCACGCCTCCCTCGACCACGCCCTGGCCGGTTCCCGGCACCAGGTGACAGCACTGATCCTGATGGTGTTTTTCGCCGTGGCCCGCGAAGGCTTGGAAACCGTGTTCTTCCTGCTGGCCGTGTTCCAGCAGAGCGAAGGCCCGGGCGCACCGATTGGCGCCCTGCTCGGCCTGGTCCTGGCGATCATCGTCGGTTTCCTGATCTACACCGGCAGCATGCGCCTGAACCTCGGTGCGTTCTTCCGCTGGACCGGTTTGTTCATCCTGGTGGTGGCCGCCGGCATCCTTGCCAACTCGGTGCAGGCCTTGCACGAAGCAGGCGTATGGAACCGCCTGCAAACCGTGCTGTTCGATTTCAGCGCGACGTTGCCGATGGACAGCCCGCTGGGTTCGGTCCTGGCGGGGATGTTCGGTTACCAGGAAGCGCCGACCATCAGCACCCTGGGTGCCTATCTGATCTACCTGGTGGTGGCGCTGGTGATGTTTTTCCTGCCGGCGGCCCCGGCCACGCCTGCCGTCCCCTCTTCTTCCGTCTCCAGCCATTAA
- a CDS encoding AraC family transcriptional regulator produces MSEKDTISLHLVREALLQSCAPGEATVEVLSKVGIDPALLQTPSARVPATAYARLWRLLARRMDDEFFGMDPRKLRSGSLAFLCRASLAQPTLAASLDTALAFLSLMLERMPAQLVRQQSLAEIVLLEPEPEPRRAFTYFTYWMIVHGVACWLVGRRIPILAIELRGPRPDFCDDYQVMFSDNLRFDRPRTRMIFSADCLDLPIKRSPEELKRFLAHAPANILVKYRDPDSLAARIKHDLRQMPADTWPETEGLAASLCISASTLRRRLAQEGQTYQGLKDSVRKELAIVWLAEPQISFAQIAERLGFADTSSFYKAFRKWAGSNPGHYRSLILDEISP; encoded by the coding sequence ATGTCGGAAAAAGACACCATCTCCCTCCACCTAGTGCGCGAAGCCTTGTTGCAGAGCTGCGCGCCGGGGGAGGCCACCGTTGAGGTACTGAGCAAGGTCGGTATCGATCCGGCGCTGCTGCAAACGCCGTCCGCCCGCGTTCCCGCCACGGCCTATGCGCGGCTCTGGCGTTTACTGGCGCGGCGCATGGACGATGAATTCTTTGGCATGGACCCGCGCAAACTCCGGTCCGGCAGCCTGGCATTTCTCTGCCGCGCCTCACTGGCGCAACCGACCCTGGCGGCCAGCCTCGACACCGCCCTGGCGTTTCTGTCGCTGATGCTCGAGCGAATGCCGGCCCAGTTGGTGCGTCAACAGAGCCTGGCGGAAATCGTCTTGCTTGAGCCTGAGCCCGAACCGAGGCGGGCGTTTACCTATTTCACCTATTGGATGATCGTCCATGGCGTGGCTTGTTGGCTGGTGGGGCGCCGCATTCCGATCCTGGCCATTGAACTGCGCGGTCCAAGGCCGGACTTCTGCGATGACTATCAGGTGATGTTTTCCGACAACCTGCGTTTCGATCGCCCACGCACCCGCATGATCTTTTCCGCCGACTGCCTCGACCTGCCGATCAAGCGCAGCCCGGAGGAACTCAAACGCTTTCTCGCCCATGCCCCGGCCAACATCCTGGTCAAATACCGCGATCCCGACAGCCTGGCTGCCCGTATCAAACACGACCTGCGGCAAATGCCCGCCGACACTTGGCCGGAAACCGAGGGTCTGGCCGCCAGCCTGTGCATCTCCGCCTCCACCCTGCGCCGCCGCCTGGCGCAAGAGGGGCAGACCTATCAGGGGCTCAAGGACAGTGTGCGCAAGGAGCTGGCGATCGTGTGGCTGGCCGAACCGCAGATCAGTTTTGCCCAGATTGCCGAGCGGTTGGGGTTTGCCGATACCAGTTCGTTCTATAAGGCGTTTCGCAAGTGGGCGGGATCGAATCCGGGGCATTATCGGAGTCTGATTTTGGACGAGATCAGCCCGTAG
- a CDS encoding DUF4123 domain-containing protein, producing the protein MTTTCPRQWMDDQLRLGQTLCLILDSEGELVARQALLSPHDLERYSCIYSQTPISDLANAGPFIFLIDNPGDARLKPLLDEPERNWGWLASIRHGDLPALTRHWRERLIIGTRPHRALYRFHDNRVLGRALAHLPEEARPEYLGPAISVCYWQGGQWNVAHNPAPGEYPLPADPGWLNVPVSDDRAMAILHSNNYRYLWAKHHEELRRLSQRQDPSTWLTEQLSYAQQWGWTDPEQVRFLVIRKLTEAEASIINNWAPHEGEAPQVHYERLFNEAKFWAGEGSL; encoded by the coding sequence ATGACAACTACCTGCCCCCGCCAATGGATGGACGACCAGCTAAGACTCGGCCAGACCCTGTGCCTGATCCTGGACTCGGAAGGCGAACTCGTCGCTCGCCAAGCCTTGTTGAGCCCCCATGACCTCGAGCGGTACAGCTGCATCTACAGCCAGACGCCGATCAGCGATTTAGCCAACGCGGGGCCGTTCATCTTCCTTATCGACAATCCTGGCGATGCACGCCTCAAACCTCTCCTCGACGAGCCCGAGCGCAATTGGGGTTGGCTGGCGAGCATCCGCCACGGCGACCTGCCAGCGCTGACCCGCCACTGGCGCGAACGCTTGATCATCGGCACGCGGCCCCACCGGGCGCTGTACCGCTTCCACGACAATCGCGTACTGGGCCGTGCCTTGGCGCATCTCCCCGAAGAGGCCCGCCCCGAGTATCTGGGGCCGGCGATCAGTGTGTGTTATTGGCAGGGTGGCCAGTGGAACGTCGCCCACAATCCCGCGCCCGGTGAATACCCGCTGCCTGCCGACCCGGGCTGGCTGAACGTGCCGGTGTCGGATGATCGGGCGATGGCAATACTTCATTCCAATAACTACCGCTATCTGTGGGCAAAACACCATGAAGAACTGAGGCGACTCAGTCAGCGTCAAGACCCAAGCACTTGGCTCACCGAACAACTTTCATACGCTCAGCAATGGGGATGGACCGACCCTGAGCAAGTGCGTTTTTTGGTCATCCGCAAACTCACTGAAGCCGAGGCATCCATCATCAACAACTGGGCGCCCCATGAAGGTGAAGCGCCGCAAGTTCACTACGAACGCTTGTTCAATGAAGCGAAGTTCTGGGCCGGAGAAGGATCCCTATGA